In a genomic window of Flavobacterium lipolyticum:
- the ccoN gene encoding cytochrome-c oxidase, cbb3-type subunit I — translation MEMEQFYYDNKIVKKFIYATILFGVVGMLVGLTLAVMYLFPNITDGISWLSYGRLRPLHTNAVIFAFVGNAFFAGMYYSLQRLLKARMFSDFLSNLHFWGWQLIIVAAAITLPLGYTSSKEYAELEWPIDIAIALIWVVMGINMIGTMLRRRERHLYVAIWFYLATFVTVAVLHIFNNIEIPVSALKSYSVYAGVQDALVQWWYGHNAVAFFLTTPFLGLMYYFVPKVANRPVYSYRLSIIHFWSLIFIYIWAGPHHLLYSALPNWAQNLGVAFSVMLIAPSWGGMINGLLTLRGAWDKVREEPVLKFFVVAITGYGMATFEGPMLSLKNVNAIAHYTDWIVAHVHVGALAWNGFMSFGIIYWLIPRMTKSDLFSKKLANFHFWIGTLGIIIYTIPLYVAGFQQASMWKQFNPDGTLVYGNFLETVTAIMPMYWMRAIGGSLYLLGMLTLVYNIIMTVKAGNTIEDELAQAPALQRISSGRLNGEKFHTWLERKPIQLTILATIAILIGGVIQIVPTIMVKSNIPTISSVKPYSPLELEGRDLYIREGCVGCHSQSVRPFRSEVERYGPQSKAGEFVYDHPFLWGSKRTGPDLLRVGGKYNDNWHFNHMWNPQSTSAGSIMPGYKWLFDNEAMDVSLTQKKMKAMVSLGVPYTEEEIKNAPQTLRTQAMAIEKSLENDPDYVKSYEDSKKKAIAKGEKFVPMNEREIVALIAYIQRLGTDIKVKQPSK, via the coding sequence ATGGAAATGGAACAGTTTTATTACGACAACAAAATTGTTAAAAAATTCATTTACGCCACTATCCTGTTTGGAGTAGTGGGGATGTTAGTAGGGCTTACCCTTGCGGTGATGTACCTTTTTCCCAACATAACTGATGGGATCTCCTGGCTTAGTTATGGGCGACTACGGCCTTTGCACACCAATGCGGTAATTTTTGCCTTCGTTGGGAATGCCTTTTTTGCAGGGATGTATTATTCGCTGCAGCGTTTGCTAAAAGCCAGAATGTTCAGCGACTTTTTAAGTAATCTGCATTTTTGGGGCTGGCAGCTTATCATTGTCGCCGCAGCAATCACCTTGCCTTTAGGGTATACTTCTTCAAAAGAATATGCTGAATTAGAATGGCCAATAGATATTGCGATTGCTCTTATTTGGGTGGTAATGGGGATTAATATGATTGGTACCATGCTGCGTCGTAGAGAACGTCATTTATATGTAGCCATTTGGTTTTATCTGGCCACATTTGTTACAGTAGCAGTGTTGCATATTTTCAATAACATTGAGATTCCGGTTTCAGCTTTAAAAAGCTACTCCGTTTACGCAGGGGTTCAGGATGCTCTAGTTCAGTGGTGGTATGGCCACAATGCAGTTGCATTTTTCCTTACAACGCCGTTTTTAGGACTCATGTATTACTTTGTTCCAAAAGTAGCCAATCGTCCGGTATATTCTTATAGATTATCAATTATCCATTTCTGGTCGCTGATTTTTATTTATATCTGGGCAGGTCCGCACCACTTATTGTATTCAGCTTTGCCAAACTGGGCGCAAAATTTAGGAGTTGCTTTTTCAGTAATGCTTATTGCTCCATCTTGGGGAGGTATGATCAACGGACTTTTAACCTTGAGAGGAGCATGGGACAAAGTGCGTGAAGAACCAGTTTTGAAATTCTTTGTAGTAGCCATTACCGGATACGGAATGGCCACTTTTGAAGGACCAATGCTTTCTTTAAAAAATGTAAATGCTATTGCGCACTATACGGACTGGATCGTTGCACACGTACACGTAGGAGCTTTAGCCTGGAACGGTTTCATGTCGTTTGGTATTATTTATTGGTTGATTCCGAGAATGACCAAATCGGATTTGTTTTCTAAAAAATTAGCCAATTTCCATTTCTGGATTGGAACTTTAGGAATCATTATTTATACAATTCCATTGTATGTAGCAGGTTTTCAACAAGCTTCGATGTGGAAACAATTTAACCCTGATGGAACTTTAGTTTATGGTAACTTCCTTGAAACCGTTACGGCTATTATGCCAATGTATTGGATGAGGGCCATCGGAGGTAGTTTGTATCTGCTTGGAATGCTGACATTGGTTTACAATATTATTATGACCGTAAAAGCGGGTAATACAATCGAAGACGAATTAGCTCAGGCTCCGGCATTACAAAGAATCAGCAGTGGAAGACTTAATGGGGAGAAATTCCATACCTGGTTGGAGAGAAAACCAATTCAGTTAACCATTTTAGCTACGATTGCTATTTTAATTGGAGGTGTCATTCAGATTGTACCAACTATTATGGTGAAATCTAATATTCCGACGATCTCTAGCGTGAAACCTTACTCGCCTTTAGAACTTGAAGGACGTGACTTGTACATAAGAGAAGGTTGTGTGGGATGTCATTCACAATCTGTTCGTCCGTTCAGAAGCGAAGTAGAGCGTTACGGACCACAATCAAAAGCTGGAGAGTTTGTATACGATCATCCCTTTTTATGGGGTTCAAAACGTACAGGTCCCGATTTGTTGAGAGTAGGTGGAAAATATAATGACAACTGGCATTTTAACCATATGTGGAATCCACAAAGTACTTCAGCAGGATCAATCATGCCGGGTTACAAATGGTTGTTTGATAATGAAGCAATGGATGTTTCTCTGACTCAGAAGAAAATGAAGGCAATGGTGTCACTGGGGGTTCCTTATACCGAGGAAGAAATTAAAAATGCTCCTCAAACTTTAAGAACACAGGCGATGGCGATTGAGAAAAGTCTGGAAAACGATCCTGATTATGTAAAAAGTTACGAGGACAGTAAGAAAAAAGCAATTGCAAAAGGCGAAAAATTCGTTCCGATGAACGA
- the ccoS gene encoding cbb3-type cytochrome oxidase assembly protein CcoS encodes MSVIYLLISVSIFVAIGFFVAFIVAVKSGQYDDDYTPSVRMLFDDETKITSPKNNLPIKEKQV; translated from the coding sequence ATGAGTGTTATTTATCTATTAATTTCAGTAAGTATTTTCGTAGCAATTGGATTCTTTGTTGCTTTTATTGTAGCTGTTAAATCAGGACAATACGATGACGATTATACACCCTCAGTCAGAATGCTTTTTGATGATGAGACCAAAATTACCAGCCCAAAGAACAATTTACCAATAAAAGAAAAACAAGTATAA
- a CDS encoding heavy metal translocating P-type ATPase, giving the protein MSEQSCFHCGLTIPKNEVINFDEKKFCCAGCKTVYEIFSLHDLTGYYDFENAPGATPQDITGKYDFLDNEAILSKVLEFQEGNTAIVSLNIPYIHCSSCIWILENLNKIQPGISLSQVNFPEKRVRITFNSDTVSLKTIVYMLSSIGYEPYISLENYETGKNNVDRSLTYKLGVAFFCFGNIMLLSFPEYFEIKEFWLDNYKPFFRILIFILALPSFLYSASGYYVSAYKSIKSGMLNIDIPIALGIIVMFVRSTFDIVMNYGSGFFDSLTGLVFFMLLGKMFQIKTYSFLSFERDFKSYFPIAVTRINSDTSEESIPVYDVLKGNRLLIRNQELIPVDGILISEKAEIDYSFVTGEAVPITKKSGDKVFAGGKHIGKVIEMEVLHSVSQSYLTQLWSNEIFQKKVLQKHKTITDAISRYFTPLLLLVAFAGFGYWIFIDANTAFNVFTAVLIVACPCALALTAPFTFGNILRIMGKQKMYLKNALVIEQLAKVDTIVFDKTGTITTNKKSNIVYEGNSLSEENYILIKNVLRASNHPLSRMLYDFLPDSDRIKINDFQEITGKGIQASTENATIKIGSAAFVDSPVTELSEIEKTGLHIRIDGTYYGKFTFQNKYRDGLEKLFSTLSHEYQIKVLSGDNDGERATLEAILPKNTELIFNQKPEQKLEFIKKLQDEGCNVMMVGDGLNDAGALAQSNVGISISENVNVFSPACDAILDASEFSRLNYFLKLSHKSITIIKMSFVLSLLYNIVGLSFAITGNLLPLVAAIIMPLSTITIVSFVTIMSNYFSGSSLKSL; this is encoded by the coding sequence ATGAGTGAACAAAGTTGTTTTCATTGCGGACTTACGATTCCTAAAAATGAAGTAATCAATTTTGATGAAAAGAAGTTTTGCTGCGCCGGTTGTAAAACGGTTTACGAAATTTTTAGTCTTCATGATTTAACCGGTTATTATGATTTTGAAAATGCACCCGGCGCTACTCCACAGGATATCACAGGTAAATATGACTTTTTAGACAATGAGGCTATTCTTTCGAAAGTATTAGAATTTCAGGAAGGAAATACCGCTATTGTTTCCTTAAACATTCCTTATATTCATTGCAGTTCCTGCATTTGGATTTTAGAGAATTTAAACAAAATTCAACCTGGCATAAGTCTTTCTCAGGTGAATTTCCCGGAGAAAAGGGTTCGGATTACTTTTAATTCAGATACCGTTTCTTTGAAAACTATCGTTTATATGCTTAGTTCTATAGGCTATGAACCTTATATTAGTCTGGAAAATTATGAAACGGGTAAAAATAATGTCGACAGAAGCTTAACGTATAAATTAGGTGTTGCCTTTTTTTGCTTCGGAAACATCATGTTACTATCATTTCCGGAATATTTTGAAATAAAAGAATTCTGGCTGGACAATTACAAACCTTTTTTCAGAATCCTGATTTTTATTTTGGCTTTGCCCAGCTTTTTGTACTCGGCAAGTGGTTACTATGTTTCTGCTTACAAGAGTATCAAATCGGGAATGCTGAATATCGATATTCCAATTGCATTGGGAATTATTGTAATGTTTGTTCGAAGTACTTTTGATATCGTCATGAATTATGGATCAGGTTTCTTTGATAGCTTGACAGGACTGGTTTTTTTCATGTTGTTAGGAAAGATGTTTCAGATTAAAACCTATAGTTTTTTAAGTTTCGAAAGAGACTTCAAATCCTATTTTCCAATTGCTGTGACCAGAATTAATTCAGATACTTCAGAAGAAAGTATTCCTGTTTACGATGTTTTAAAAGGAAACAGATTGCTCATTCGAAATCAGGAGCTTATTCCTGTTGATGGAATTCTGATTAGTGAAAAGGCAGAAATCGATTATAGTTTTGTGACGGGAGAAGCGGTTCCAATCACTAAGAAATCGGGAGATAAAGTTTTTGCCGGAGGGAAACATATTGGGAAAGTGATCGAAATGGAAGTGTTGCATTCGGTGTCACAAAGTTATCTGACACAATTATGGAGTAATGAAATCTTCCAGAAAAAAGTGCTTCAAAAGCACAAAACAATAACCGATGCGATTAGTAGGTATTTTACACCATTGTTATTATTAGTTGCTTTTGCGGGCTTTGGTTATTGGATTTTTATTGATGCCAATACCGCTTTTAATGTCTTTACTGCGGTTCTGATTGTCGCCTGTCCATGTGCATTGGCACTTACTGCACCTTTTACGTTTGGTAATATACTGCGAATCATGGGCAAGCAAAAAATGTATCTCAAAAATGCGTTAGTAATTGAGCAGCTGGCAAAAGTGGATACGATTGTTTTTGACAAAACCGGAACGATCACCACTAACAAGAAATCGAATATTGTGTATGAGGGAAACTCTCTCTCTGAAGAAAATTATATACTTATTAAAAATGTGCTTCGTGCTTCTAATCACCCTTTGAGCCGAATGTTGTATGATTTCCTGCCGGATTCAGATAGAATAAAAATTAATGATTTTCAGGAAATTACCGGAAAAGGAATTCAGGCTTCTACAGAGAATGCTACAATCAAAATTGGATCCGCAGCCTTTGTTGATAGCCCTGTAACGGAACTGTCTGAAATCGAAAAAACAGGTCTTCATATTAGAATCGATGGTACTTATTATGGGAAATTTACATTCCAGAATAAATATAGGGATGGTTTGGAAAAACTTTTTTCAACATTGAGTCATGAGTATCAAATAAAGGTGCTTTCAGGTGATAATGATGGAGAACGCGCTACTTTGGAAGCCATTTTGCCCAAAAACACAGAATTGATTTTTAATCAGAAGCCGGAGCAAAAGTTAGAATTTATCAAAAAATTGCAAGACGAAGGTTGTAATGTGATGATGGTTGGAGACGGTTTAAACGATGCAGGTGCTTTGGCACAAAGTAATGTTGGAATTTCGATCTCTGAAAATGTCAATGTTTTCTCTCCTGCCTGCGATGCTATACTGGATGCAAGTGAGTTTTCGAGACTAAATTATTTTTTAAAATTATCACACAAATCGATTACAATTATTAAAATGAGTTTTGTCTTGTCACTGCTGTATAATATTGTCGGACTCTCTTTCGCAATTACAGGAAATTTGTTGCCATTGGTTGCGGCTATTATTATGCCTTTAAGCACAATTACGATTGTAAGTTTTGTTACGATTATGTCTAACTACTTCAGTGGTAGTAGTTTAAAATCATTATAA
- a CDS encoding Crp/Fnr family transcriptional regulator: MNKCDQCIVRQLSSLKALNKDEVVKLANSKTTYTIKKGDALFEEGEVTNGVYCVKDGVGKLSKLSANGKDQIVKLVKSGELLGQRSMISNEPANLTAKAVADMEVCFIPKAEILHFFNNNNQFSMNLMQSVCEDLKESENDKIALVQKTVKQRLAETLLQLHDDFGENADNTLKVQLTREELAGIIGTATESCIRLLSDFNKLNLIELVGKKIKLKDIKALKKLAE, from the coding sequence ATGAATAAATGTGACCAATGTATCGTAAGACAGCTTTCTTCTCTAAAAGCACTCAATAAAGACGAAGTTGTGAAACTGGCGAATAGCAAAACAACTTACACGATAAAAAAAGGGGATGCGCTTTTTGAAGAAGGTGAAGTTACGAATGGAGTTTATTGTGTAAAAGACGGTGTTGGAAAACTCTCTAAATTAAGTGCCAACGGAAAAGATCAAATTGTAAAACTGGTAAAATCAGGAGAACTTTTAGGTCAGCGTTCTATGATCAGCAATGAACCTGCTAACTTAACAGCCAAAGCCGTTGCTGATATGGAAGTATGTTTTATTCCGAAAGCCGAAATTCTTCACTTTTTCAATAACAACAATCAGTTCTCTATGAATTTAATGCAGTCGGTTTGTGAGGATTTAAAAGAATCTGAAAACGATAAAATTGCATTGGTACAAAAAACGGTGAAACAGCGTTTAGCCGAAACTTTGCTGCAGTTGCATGACGATTTTGGTGAGAATGCGGACAATACCCTGAAAGTTCAGCTTACAAGAGAAGAACTGGCAGGTATCATAGGTACGGCCACAGAAAGCTGTATCCGATTGTTATCCGATTTTAACAAACTAAATTTAATTGAATTAGTAGGTAAAAAAATCAAACTTAAGGACATCAAAGCCTTAAAAAAGCTGGCAGAATAA